The DNA sequence ACAATTTGGGATAGATAAAAATAATGTTGAAATTTGGGGCAGCGGAAAGCCCACAAGAGAATTTTTGCATAGTCAAGATTTGGCTAATGCTTGCTTATTTATTATGAATAATATAGATTTTAAAGATTTAAAAGGTGATAATGCTGAAATTATCAATACTCATCTAAATATAGGTCCGCATAAGAATATCACTATCAAAGAACTAGCAGAACTTATTAAAAAAATAGTTGGATTTAAAGGAAAATTAGTTTTTAATTCAGATCGTCCAGATGGCGCAATGCAAAAATTTACAGATTGTTCAAAAATCCATTCTTTAGGATGGAAACACAAAATCGAACTTGAAGAGGGTATTAAGATGATGTACGATTGGTATAGTAAGGATAAACAATGAATAATTGCCCATTGTGTGAAAGTAAAGATTTAAAACAATTATTCAAAGTTAATAATGCTTTTGTTTCTGTTGCTGAAATACAGAGAATTCCAAGTAAAAATGATAATTATTGCAAAGGAGATTTAGAATTAGAGATTATCCAGTGCAATAAATGCGGGTATATTTATAATGCAAAATTTGATAATGACAAAATGAAAAAAGCATACTATAGTGGAGAATATATTACTCCAATGGCACTTTCAAAAACTATGAATTCGTATATAAAATTTTTAAGAGATAAAATTAAACAATATGCTAAAAGCGATAGTGTTTTTTTAGAAATTGCTCCAGGTGGCTGTGATTTAATTTTTGCTTTATCTAAAGATTCTAAATTTATTTATAGCATTGATCCTTCTGTAACACCAGATATTTTATTAAAAGATGTAAACAATATTCAACATATTAAAGATTGTTTTTCCTATAATACTGTAAATCAGAAACTTTCCCATAAGATAGATTTTATAATTTCTAGACACTTGATTGAACATATCAATACACCGAGGCAATTTTTAGAAGATATGGTAAAAGTTATAACAAATGATGGAATTATTTATTTGGAAACGCCCAATGTTTTAAATATTTTTGAATTTAAACGTTTCTATGAAATTCGCCATGAACATTGCGGATATTATCAAAATGCAACATTGGTAAACATAATGAAAGAATTTGGATGCGAACCGCTCGAATGTTTAAATTTATATGATGGTCAATGGCTAGGTTGGTTTTTTAAAAAAAATAATAATTTCTGCCAAGAAAAAGAAGATTTTGAAGTCTTTAATGATTCACTGAGTATTAATTTAATTAATGAAAAAAATAAACTAGAGCGATTATTATTGAACTATAAAAAAATAGCTATATATGGGGGGGGGTCGCATGCTAATTCTTTAATTACTTACTTATCTACGGAAATTTGTAAAAAAATAGTTTGTGCTATTGATAAAGATCAGAGAAGACAAGGAACCTATTTGCAAAATTCTAATATTTTAATATTAGAGCCTAGGATTGAAAATTTAAAAAACATA is a window from the Campylobacter sp. RM10537 genome containing:
- a CDS encoding methyltransferase domain-containing protein → MNNCPLCESKDLKQLFKVNNAFVSVAEIQRIPSKNDNYCKGDLELEIIQCNKCGYIYNAKFDNDKMKKAYYSGEYITPMALSKTMNSYIKFLRDKIKQYAKSDSVFLEIAPGGCDLIFALSKDSKFIYSIDPSVTPDILLKDVNNIQHIKDCFSYNTVNQKLSHKIDFIISRHLIEHINTPRQFLEDMVKVITNDGIIYLETPNVLNIFEFKRFYEIRHEHCGYYQNATLVNIMKEFGCEPLECLNLYDGQWLGWFFKKNNNFCQEKEDFEVFNDSLSINLINEKNKLERLLLNYKKIAIYGGGSHANSLITYLSTEICKKIVCAIDKDQRRQGTYLQNSNILILEPRIENLKNIDCVVMAMPIYEKIVFEQEIQKILFEGKVKLDIIFTSEMIQIQKIIF